In Streptomyces nodosus, one DNA window encodes the following:
- a CDS encoding endonuclease VII domain-containing protein, with product MGGGLAVKRCSRCKESKPRAAFASNKAARDGLQAYCRECWATYHQARQLAKGKNVRPRVETPEGHKFCRSCGEVKPHSEWHRNATASDGLSTSCKVCRAAKGRAGHLKRQYGMTEAERDEMIASQGGVCCVCLSAPATQVDHCHETGRVRGVLCFNCNSAIGKLGDDPGAARRVADYLEGNVWKPTLVAPGVYQLPS from the coding sequence GTGGGTGGAGGGTTGGCGGTGAAGCGTTGCTCGCGGTGCAAGGAGTCCAAGCCGCGAGCAGCCTTCGCCAGCAACAAGGCGGCCCGTGACGGGTTGCAGGCCTACTGCCGGGAGTGCTGGGCGACGTACCACCAGGCCCGGCAGCTGGCGAAGGGAAAGAACGTGAGACCACGGGTGGAGACGCCCGAGGGACACAAGTTCTGTCGGAGTTGCGGCGAGGTCAAGCCGCACAGTGAATGGCATCGCAACGCCACGGCTTCCGACGGCCTCTCGACGAGCTGCAAAGTCTGCCGTGCGGCCAAGGGCAGGGCAGGGCACCTGAAACGTCAGTACGGCATGACCGAGGCCGAGCGTGACGAGATGATCGCTTCCCAGGGCGGCGTCTGCTGCGTCTGTCTGTCGGCTCCTGCCACTCAGGTGGATCACTGCCATGAGACGGGTAGGGTCCGTGGCGTACTGTGCTTCAACTGCAATTCGGCCATCGGCAAGTTGGGAGACGACCCCGGCGCTGCTCGGCGGGTGGCCGACTACCTGGAAGGAAACGTGTGGAAGCCAACACTCGTAGCACCGGGCGTCTACCAGCTGCCTTCCTGA
- a CDS encoding ubiquitin-like protein Pup: MATKDTDGGQQKATRSTEEVEEQTQDAQASEDLKERHEKLSDDVDSVLDEIDDVLEENAEDFVRSFVQKGGQ, translated from the coding sequence ATGGCGACCAAGGACACCGACGGCGGACAGCAGAAGGCGACGCGTTCCACCGAGGAGGTCGAGGAGCAGACGCAGGACGCGCAGGCCTCCGAGGACCTCAAGGAGCGGCACGAGAAGCTGAGCGACGACGTGGACTCCGTGCTGGACGAGATCGATGATGTCCTCGAGGAGAATGCCGAGGACTTCGTGCGCTCATTCGTTCAGAAGGGCGGGCAGTAG
- the dop gene encoding depupylase/deamidase Dop, whose product MTVRRVMGIETEYGISVPGHPNANAMLTSSQIVNAYAAAMHRARRARWDFEEENPLRDARGFDLAREAADASQLTDEDIGLANVILTNGARLYVDHAHPEYSAPEVTNPRDAVLWDKAGERIMAEAAERAAQLPGAQPIHLYKNNTDNKGASYGTHENYLMKRETPFSDIVRHLTPFFVSRPVFAGAGRVGIGQDGHEHGFQLSQRADYFEVEVGLETTLKRPIINTRDEPHADAEKYRRLHVIIGDANLSEISTYLKLGTTALVLSMIEDGFIAVDLAVEQPVRTLHQVSHDPTLKRLVTLRSGRTLTAVQLQMEYYELSRKYVEDRFGADADDQTKDVLTRWEDTLNRLERDPMSLAGELDWVAKRELMEGYRRRDDLDWDAARLHLVDLQYADVRAEKGLYNRLVARGRMKRLLGEDDVEQARTKPPEDTRAYFRGRCLEQYADDVAAASWDSVIFDLPGRDSLQRVPTLEPLRGTRNHVKELLDRCRTAEDLVRVLSGG is encoded by the coding sequence ATGACCGTACGGCGAGTAATGGGCATCGAGACGGAGTACGGCATCTCCGTCCCCGGCCACCCCAACGCCAATGCCATGCTCACCTCATCCCAGATCGTCAACGCCTACGCGGCGGCGATGCACCGGGCCCGCCGGGCCCGCTGGGACTTCGAGGAGGAGAACCCGCTGCGGGACGCGCGAGGCTTCGACCTCGCCCGCGAGGCCGCCGACGCCAGCCAGCTCACCGACGAGGACATCGGCCTCGCCAATGTGATCCTCACCAACGGCGCACGGCTCTACGTCGACCACGCCCACCCCGAATACAGCGCCCCCGAGGTCACCAACCCGCGCGACGCGGTCCTCTGGGACAAGGCAGGCGAACGGATCATGGCCGAGGCCGCGGAACGGGCCGCCCAGCTGCCCGGCGCCCAGCCGATCCATCTCTACAAGAACAACACCGACAACAAGGGCGCCTCCTACGGCACGCACGAGAACTACCTGATGAAGCGGGAGACCCCCTTCTCGGACATCGTGCGCCACCTCACGCCCTTCTTCGTCTCCCGCCCGGTCTTCGCCGGGGCCGGCCGCGTCGGCATCGGCCAGGACGGCCATGAACACGGCTTCCAGCTCAGCCAGCGCGCCGACTACTTCGAGGTCGAGGTCGGCCTGGAGACCACACTCAAGCGGCCCATCATCAACACCCGGGACGAACCCCACGCCGACGCCGAGAAATACCGCCGGCTCCATGTGATCATCGGCGACGCCAACCTCTCGGAGATCTCGACCTATCTGAAGCTCGGCACCACGGCCCTCGTGCTGTCCATGATCGAGGACGGCTTCATCGCCGTCGACCTGGCCGTCGAACAGCCCGTGCGCACCCTCCACCAGGTCTCCCACGACCCCACCCTCAAGCGCCTCGTCACCCTCCGCAGCGGCCGCACACTCACCGCGGTCCAGCTCCAGATGGAGTACTACGAGCTGTCGCGCAAATACGTGGAGGACCGCTTCGGAGCCGACGCCGACGACCAGACCAAGGACGTCCTGACCCGCTGGGAGGACACCCTCAACCGCCTGGAGAGGGATCCCATGAGCCTGGCCGGCGAGCTGGACTGGGTCGCCAAACGGGAACTCATGGAGGGCTACCGGCGCCGCGACGACCTCGACTGGGACGCCGCCCGGCTGCACCTCGTCGATCTCCAGTACGCCGACGTACGCGCCGAGAAGGGCCTCTACAACCGTCTGGTGGCCCGCGGCCGCATGAAGCGCCTGCTGGGCGAGGACGACGTCGAGCAGGCCCGTACGAAGCCGCCGGAGGACACCCGCGCCTACTTCCGGGGCCGCTGCCTGGAACAGTACGCGGACGACGTCGCGGCCGCTTCCTGGGACTCGGTGATCTTCGACCTCCCGGGCCGGGACTCGCTCCAGCGGGTCCCCACCCTGGAGCCGCTTCGCGGCACGCGTAATCACGTCAAGGAACTCCTGGACCGCTGCCGCACGGCGGAGGACCTGGTGAGGGTGCTGTCCGGCGGCTGA
- the arc gene encoding proteasome ATPase → MAAHDDDMNRGIRPGRGSDDPAGQIAYLEQEIAVLRRKLADSPRHTRILEERIVELQTNLAGVSAQNERLANTLREARDQIVALKEEVDRLAQPPAGFGVFLQANEDGTADIFTGGRKLRVNVSPGVELDELRRGQEVMLNEALNVVEAMTFERVGDIVTLKEILEDGERALVLGHTDEERVVRLAEPLLDVTIRPGDALLLEPRSGYVYEVVPKSEVEELVLEEVPDIGYEQIGGLAGQIEAIRDAVELPYLYPDLFKEHELRPPKGVLLYGPPGCGKTLIAKAVANSLAKKVAEVTGQAAGKSFFLNIKGPELLNKYVGETERQIRLVFQRAREKASEGTPVIVFFDEMESLFRTRGSGVSSDVENTIVPQLLAEIDGVEGLQNVVVIGASNREDMIDPAILRPGRLDVKIKIERPDAEAAKDIFGKYLTQRLPLHADDVSEHGGDKGSTVHGMIQTAVEQMYAESDENRFLEVTYANGDKEVLYFKDFNSGAMIENIVGRAKKMAIKDFLEHNQKGLRVSHLLQACVDEFKENEDLPNTTNPDDWARISGKKGERIVYIRTLITGKQGADTGRSIDTVANTGQYL, encoded by the coding sequence GTGGCAGCCCACGACGACGACATGAACCGCGGCATCCGCCCGGGGCGAGGGTCCGACGACCCTGCCGGGCAGATCGCCTACCTTGAGCAGGAGATCGCCGTCCTGCGCCGCAAGCTCGCCGACTCTCCGCGACACACGAGGATTCTCGAAGAGCGGATCGTCGAGCTGCAGACCAACCTGGCCGGCGTCTCCGCACAGAACGAACGCCTCGCCAACACACTCCGTGAAGCCCGCGACCAGATCGTGGCCCTCAAGGAAGAGGTCGACCGGCTCGCCCAGCCGCCGGCCGGCTTCGGAGTCTTCCTGCAGGCGAACGAGGACGGCACCGCCGACATCTTCACCGGCGGCCGCAAACTCCGCGTGAACGTCAGCCCCGGCGTGGAACTCGACGAGCTCCGCCGCGGCCAGGAAGTCATGCTCAACGAAGCGCTCAACGTGGTCGAGGCCATGACATTCGAGCGCGTCGGGGACATCGTCACCCTCAAGGAGATCCTCGAGGACGGCGAGCGCGCCCTGGTGCTCGGGCACACCGACGAGGAACGGGTGGTACGGCTCGCCGAGCCGCTGCTGGACGTCACCATCCGCCCCGGCGACGCCCTCCTGCTCGAACCCCGCTCCGGCTACGTCTACGAAGTCGTACCGAAGAGCGAGGTCGAAGAACTCGTCCTCGAAGAAGTCCCCGACATCGGCTACGAGCAGATCGGCGGCCTCGCCGGCCAGATCGAAGCCATCCGCGACGCGGTCGAGCTCCCCTACCTCTACCCCGACCTGTTCAAGGAGCACGAACTGCGCCCGCCCAAGGGCGTCCTGCTCTACGGACCCCCCGGGTGCGGAAAGACCCTCATCGCCAAGGCCGTGGCCAACTCACTGGCCAAAAAGGTCGCCGAAGTCACCGGCCAGGCCGCGGGCAAGAGCTTCTTCCTCAACATCAAGGGCCCCGAGCTGCTGAACAAGTACGTCGGCGAGACCGAACGGCAGATCCGCCTCGTCTTCCAGCGCGCCCGGGAGAAGGCCAGCGAGGGCACCCCCGTCATCGTCTTCTTCGACGAGATGGAATCCCTCTTCCGCACCCGCGGCTCCGGCGTCAGCTCGGACGTGGAGAACACCATCGTCCCCCAGCTGCTCGCCGAGATCGACGGCGTGGAAGGCCTCCAGAACGTGGTCGTGATCGGCGCCTCCAACCGTGAGGACATGATCGACCCGGCCATCCTGCGCCCCGGCCGCCTCGATGTGAAGATCAAGATCGAGCGCCCCGACGCCGAAGCGGCCAAGGACATCTTCGGGAAGTACCTCACCCAGAGGCTCCCCCTGCACGCCGACGACGTCAGTGAACACGGCGGGGACAAGGGATCCACCGTCCACGGCATGATCCAGACCGCCGTGGAACAGATGTACGCCGAATCCGACGAGAACCGCTTCCTCGAGGTCACCTACGCCAACGGCGACAAGGAAGTCCTCTATTTCAAGGACTTCAATTCCGGCGCCATGATCGAGAACATCGTCGGCCGCGCCAAGAAAATGGCCATCAAGGACTTCCTCGAACACAACCAGAAGGGCCTCAGGGTCTCCCACCTCCTCCAGGCATGCGTGGACGAGTTCAAGGAGAACGAGGACCTTCCCAACACCACCAACCCGGACGACTGGGCCAGGATCTCCGGAAAGAAGGGCGAACGGATCGTATACATCCGCACCCTCATCACCGGAAAGCAAGGCGCGGACACCGGACGCTCCATCGACACGGTGGCAAACACCGGTCAGTACCTGTAA
- a CDS encoding ferredoxin produces MTVQQAAVGGEELEVWIDQDLCTGDGICAQYAPEVFELDIDGLAYVKGPEEELLQARGAATPVPLPLLTDVVDSARECPGECIHVRRLSDGVEVYGPDAE; encoded by the coding sequence ATGACCGTGCAGCAGGCCGCAGTGGGCGGCGAGGAGCTGGAGGTCTGGATCGATCAGGATCTCTGTACCGGTGACGGCATCTGTGCCCAGTACGCGCCGGAGGTTTTCGAGCTGGACATCGACGGTCTGGCTTATGTGAAGGGCCCGGAGGAGGAGCTTTTGCAGGCCAGGGGGGCGGCAACGCCCGTTCCGCTGCCGCTTCTCACGGATGTGGTGGACTCGGCGCGGGAGTGTCCGGGTGAGTGCATCCATGTACGGCGACTTTCGGACGGGGTGGAGGTGTACGGGCCGGACGCGGAGTGA
- a CDS encoding tRNA (adenine-N1)-methyltransferase produces the protein MSEPTGAARRRGPFKVGDQVQLTDPKGRHYTFTLEAGKNFHTHKGSFPHDELIGAPEGSVVRTTGNVAYLALRPLLPDYVLSMPRGAAVVYPKDAGQILAFADIFPGARVVEAGVGSGSLSSFLLRAIGDQGMLHSYERRADFAEIAQANVERYFGGPHPAWQLTVGDLQDNLSDTDVDRVILDMLAPWECLEAVSKALVPGGILCCYVATTTQLARTVESIREIGCFNEPTAWETMIRNWHIEGLAVRPDHRMIGHTGFLLTARRLADGVEPPMRRRRPAKGAYGEDYAGPNADAGNTR, from the coding sequence ATGTCCGAACCGACCGGTGCCGCCCGCCGTCGCGGGCCCTTCAAGGTCGGGGACCAGGTACAGCTGACCGACCCCAAGGGCCGCCACTACACGTTCACGCTCGAAGCCGGGAAGAACTTCCACACCCACAAGGGTTCCTTCCCGCACGACGAACTGATCGGCGCACCCGAGGGCAGCGTTGTCCGCACCACCGGGAACGTCGCCTACCTCGCGCTGCGCCCCCTGCTCCCCGACTACGTCCTGTCCATGCCACGCGGCGCAGCCGTCGTCTACCCCAAGGACGCGGGGCAGATCCTCGCCTTCGCCGACATCTTCCCCGGCGCACGCGTCGTGGAAGCCGGCGTCGGCTCCGGCTCCCTCAGCAGCTTCCTGCTGCGCGCCATCGGCGACCAGGGCATGCTCCACAGCTACGAGCGCCGCGCCGACTTCGCAGAGATCGCCCAGGCCAACGTGGAACGCTACTTCGGCGGCCCCCACCCCGCCTGGCAGCTCACCGTCGGCGACCTCCAGGACAACCTGAGCGACACCGACGTCGACCGCGTCATCCTCGACATGCTCGCCCCCTGGGAATGCCTCGAAGCCGTCTCCAAGGCACTCGTCCCCGGCGGCATCCTCTGCTGCTACGTGGCCACCACCACCCAGCTCGCCCGGACCGTCGAATCCATCCGCGAGATCGGCTGCTTCAACGAGCCGACCGCCTGGGAGACGATGATCCGCAACTGGCACATCGAAGGCCTCGCCGTCCGCCCCGACCACCGGATGATCGGACACACCGGCTTCCTCCTCACCGCCCGCCGCCTCGCCGACGGCGTCGAACCCCCGATGCGCCGCCGCAGGCCCGCCAAGGGCGCCTACGGCGAGGACTACGCAGGCCCCAACGCCGACGCGGGCAACACCCGCTGA